From BD1-7 clade bacterium, one genomic window encodes:
- the atoC gene encoding Regulatory protein AtoC, with product MIRILTVEDEVIIRTALKRLLEKNGYQVDEAGSVKEALDSYDLGDFDLIISDLRLPGAPGTDLIAKSGDTPVLIMTSYASMRSAVDSMKMGAVDYIAKPFDHEEMLNTVQRITELHQLHREDDIIEISDTTFIELPKMVGSCAPMKRVYKHVKKSAPTDCNILIHGETGTGKELIARAIHQLSHRTNREVICVNCAAIPETLIESELFGYEKGAFTGANTNRIGLIEAANHGTLFLDEIGELPLEAQARLLRFLQEGEIRRIGSVETQEVDVRVIAATHRNLKALSEKGEFRQDLFYRLNVMQITLPPLRDRGKDVLEIASNFLQKICDKMNKPEAHFTPKAIQALTTYHWPGNIRELENVVERAVILSDSKEIDYDLFDIDMELVQLETLDGDMEVSAARAANNTLKDSNEEGLSLEDYFQRFILEHQDQMSETDLARKLGVSRKCLWERRQRLGIPRKKAKTSGA from the coding sequence ATGATTCGCATACTGACAGTTGAAGACGAAGTAATTATCCGCACAGCACTCAAACGCTTGCTGGAGAAAAATGGCTATCAGGTTGATGAAGCTGGCTCCGTAAAAGAAGCGCTCGACAGCTATGATCTTGGCGACTTCGACCTGATCATCAGCGATTTACGATTACCCGGCGCCCCCGGTACCGATCTCATCGCCAAAAGTGGCGACACACCGGTTCTGATCATGACCAGCTACGCCAGTATGCGCTCTGCTGTTGATTCTATGAAGATGGGTGCTGTCGATTACATCGCCAAACCGTTCGACCATGAAGAAATGCTGAATACCGTGCAGCGCATCACCGAGCTTCATCAGCTTCATCGTGAAGACGACATCATTGAGATATCCGATACCACCTTTATCGAACTGCCCAAAATGGTTGGCAGCTGCGCTCCGATGAAGAGGGTCTACAAACATGTTAAAAAATCAGCGCCAACAGACTGCAACATTCTCATTCACGGTGAAACCGGGACGGGTAAAGAACTTATTGCCCGCGCTATACATCAGCTAAGCCATCGCACCAACCGTGAAGTTATCTGCGTTAACTGTGCTGCGATTCCAGAGACCCTGATTGAATCTGAGCTTTTTGGCTATGAAAAAGGCGCATTTACCGGCGCTAATACCAACCGCATCGGCTTGATCGAAGCCGCCAATCACGGCACCTTGTTTCTTGATGAGATCGGCGAATTACCACTAGAAGCGCAAGCACGCCTGTTACGTTTCTTGCAAGAAGGTGAGATTCGCCGTATCGGCTCCGTAGAAACTCAGGAAGTTGATGTTCGAGTTATTGCCGCCACCCACCGTAATTTAAAAGCCCTGTCTGAAAAAGGTGAGTTCCGCCAGGATTTGTTCTATCGCTTGAATGTTATGCAGATCACGCTGCCACCGTTACGCGACCGCGGCAAGGATGTGCTCGAGATCGCCAGCAATTTTTTGCAAAAAATCTGTGACAAGATGAATAAACCGGAAGCTCACTTTACCCCCAAAGCCATTCAAGCCCTGACCACATACCACTGGCCAGGTAATATTCGTGAGCTTGAAAATGTGGTCGAACGGGCAGTCATTCTGTCTGACTCTAAAGAGATCGATTACGATCTGTTTGATATTGACATGGAGCTAGTGCAACTAGAAACACTCGACGGTGATATGGAAGTCTCCGCTGCTCGAGCCGCTAACAACACGCTTAAAGATTCGAATGAGGAAGGATTATCTCTTGAGGATTATTTCCAGCGCTTCATCCTTGAACATCAAGATCAAATGAGCGAAACCGATTTAGCCCGCAAACTAGGTGTTAGCCGAAAATGCTTGTGGGAACGACGCCAGCGTCTTGGTATTCCACGCAAGAAAGCTAAGACTAGTGGCGCGTAA